In one Geoglobus acetivorans genomic region, the following are encoded:
- the purD gene encoding phosphoribosylamine--glycine ligase yields MKVLVVDAGGRGNAIAHAFSRSKNVSRVFVAPGNGGSLLFEKCTIAELDGKRIPSIRAIEDIVRFAKKNEIDIAYIGPEEPLSLGLVDRLEEEGIPAVGPRKEATVLEASKCWAKDFMKKIGVSIPEYWNFDDPDEAKSFVRDYYANNPEKNLVVKADGLAAGKGVFVCDSLSEALTAVDEIMVKKRFGKAGDRIEIEERLYGIEVAFTALSDGRHAIPFGHAKDYKRAFDPEDLQGMRKFYMGYFGKYITEDDARSLSERGELLNPNTGGMGAVSPHPAVNEEIETKIMDTVVEPIIKKFRELEGKEFRGVLYPVIMLVEKDGESVPKVLEINVRDCDPGAEAKLPRLESDILELSWAVIEGGLNEVEVKFSEKHAVAVCAVSGAMVGREGFKPGYPGDHYTNQPIAGIEEVSQAHIYANGIAKADGGFETTGGRVLTLTAMGDSVEEARRKAYGELEKIRFPGMRYRRTIGLNVPD; encoded by the coding sequence ATGAAGGTTCTTGTGGTTGATGCTGGAGGAAGGGGAAACGCGATAGCTCACGCTTTTTCGAGAAGCAAGAATGTCAGCAGGGTTTTTGTGGCTCCCGGAAATGGAGGTTCTCTGTTATTCGAAAAATGCACCATTGCAGAGCTTGATGGGAAAAGAATACCTTCAATCAGAGCGATAGAGGATATTGTAAGGTTTGCAAAGAAAAATGAAATCGATATTGCATACATCGGTCCGGAAGAGCCGCTGAGCCTCGGTCTTGTTGACAGGCTCGAGGAAGAGGGCATTCCTGCAGTAGGTCCGAGAAAGGAGGCCACTGTTCTTGAAGCAAGCAAGTGCTGGGCGAAAGACTTCATGAAAAAGATCGGTGTCTCCATACCAGAATACTGGAATTTTGATGACCCAGATGAGGCAAAAAGTTTTGTTCGCGATTATTACGCAAACAATCCTGAGAAAAATCTCGTCGTGAAAGCAGACGGGCTTGCCGCAGGAAAGGGCGTTTTTGTCTGTGATTCTCTAAGTGAAGCCCTAACCGCAGTGGACGAGATAATGGTCAAGAAGAGATTTGGCAAAGCCGGAGACAGAATCGAGATTGAAGAGAGACTTTACGGGATAGAGGTTGCGTTCACGGCCTTGAGTGATGGCAGGCATGCAATTCCTTTCGGTCATGCCAAGGATTACAAGAGAGCGTTCGACCCCGAAGACTTGCAGGGAATGAGGAAGTTCTACATGGGATACTTCGGCAAGTACATCACCGAAGACGATGCAAGGTCATTGTCTGAGAGAGGAGAACTGCTGAACCCCAACACGGGAGGAATGGGGGCCGTCTCACCACACCCGGCTGTAAACGAAGAGATTGAAACCAAAATTATGGATACAGTTGTCGAGCCAATAATAAAGAAGTTCAGAGAGCTTGAAGGCAAGGAGTTCAGGGGCGTCCTCTACCCGGTTATAATGCTCGTGGAAAAGGATGGAGAGTCTGTTCCAAAAGTTTTAGAAATAAACGTAAGAGATTGTGATCCCGGGGCTGAAGCGAAGCTTCCAAGGCTTGAGAGCGACATTCTCGAACTCTCTTGGGCAGTTATCGAAGGAGGACTGAATGAGGTTGAGGTGAAATTCAGCGAAAAACATGCAGTTGCTGTGTGTGCAGTCTCAGGCGCCATGGTGGGCAGAGAAGGGTTTAAACCCGGTTATCCTGGAGACCACTACACCAATCAGCCGATTGCCGGCATCGAAGAAGTCAGCCAGGCACACATATATGCAAACGGAATAGCAAAAGCAGATGGAGGATTCGAGACTACAGGAGGGAGGGTTTTAACACTCACTGCCATGGGAGACAGCGTTGAAGAGGCAAGAAGGAAAGCTTACGGAGAACTGGAAAAAATCAGGTTTCCGGGAATGCGGTACAGAAGAACAATAGGCCTCAACGTTCCGGATTGA
- a CDS encoding sodium:calcium symporter, which translates to MLYRNSMKHRVQIALAFALTFPWLVSFFLKIQYPPHIEAFLSGLAVLGSAFLLSWAAETAEMDVPRSVSLAAVALLAVLPEYAVDGYFAWMAGKVGGDYIHYATANMTGANRLLIGVGWSAVMLLAMLKTKRKEIELDRGLNLEIFFLFLASIYAFILPLKGSISVFDSVVFVSLYAAYAYLTTKSEREEFEPEGVPEYLCNLPTHRRRANVLFYMFYSGFMIFISVEAFSEGLLGTAEMFGIDSFLMVQWLAPLASEAPEFIVALYLVRKLRTSAGFNALISSKVNQWTLLIGTIAVIFSISSMRLAALPLDARQSEEVLLTAAQSVFALAVIMDRRVNVYEAVALLALFLIQFALPSVHARIILSIAYMALAVPFLVLHRKSVVESARYVRSLAKR; encoded by the coding sequence ATGCTTTACCGGAACTCTATGAAGCACAGAGTCCAGATTGCGCTGGCATTCGCATTAACGTTCCCGTGGCTCGTGTCATTCTTCTTGAAAATTCAATATCCTCCTCACATAGAGGCGTTTCTTTCAGGTCTTGCGGTTTTGGGTTCGGCTTTCCTGCTTTCGTGGGCTGCAGAAACTGCTGAAATGGATGTTCCGAGAAGTGTCAGCCTTGCTGCAGTGGCTCTCCTTGCGGTTTTGCCAGAGTATGCGGTTGACGGCTATTTTGCCTGGATGGCTGGAAAGGTTGGAGGCGATTACATTCATTACGCCACTGCCAACATGACCGGAGCCAACAGACTGCTCATAGGTGTTGGCTGGAGTGCTGTGATGCTGCTTGCAATGCTGAAAACAAAACGGAAGGAGATTGAGCTTGACAGGGGCCTCAATCTCGAGATCTTCTTCCTGTTTCTCGCATCAATCTATGCATTCATACTGCCCCTGAAGGGCAGTATTTCTGTATTTGACAGTGTGGTCTTTGTTTCGCTGTATGCTGCTTATGCTTACTTAACTACAAAATCAGAAAGGGAAGAATTTGAACCGGAAGGCGTTCCGGAGTACCTCTGCAATTTACCCACACACAGAAGAAGGGCCAATGTCCTTTTTTATATGTTTTATTCCGGATTCATGATTTTCATAAGTGTTGAGGCGTTCAGTGAGGGTTTGCTCGGCACCGCTGAGATGTTTGGTATTGATAGCTTCCTCATGGTCCAGTGGCTTGCACCGCTGGCGAGCGAGGCGCCCGAATTCATTGTGGCCCTGTATCTCGTGAGAAAACTCAGAACCTCTGCCGGATTCAACGCCCTGATTTCATCGAAAGTGAATCAGTGGACTCTGCTGATAGGAACCATAGCGGTGATATTCAGCATCTCCTCCATGCGCCTTGCAGCACTGCCTCTTGATGCCAGACAGTCTGAAGAGGTTCTGCTTACGGCTGCACAGTCCGTGTTTGCCCTTGCTGTAATAATGGATCGGAGGGTTAACGTTTATGAGGCTGTTGCTCTGCTTGCACTCTTTCTGATACAGTTTGCACTGCCCTCTGTGCATGCAAGAATAATTCTGAGCATCGCATACATGGCTCTGGCGGTCCCATTTCTGGTACTGCACAGAAAGAGTGTTGTTGAATCTGCCAGATATGTCAGAAGTTTAGCGAAGCGTTAG
- the speB gene encoding agmatinase, with amino-acid sequence MHIDSFFATSNSSVSDADYIIFGIPYDATQSFKPGSRFAPTAIREASWNLESYSLYFDYNLDFARIADGGNINCDGSFEEVSERVSKFMEDVVGIPVVLGGEHSVSYMVARNLEDFTYLVFDAHFDLREGFDSNPYNHACTSRRILEVADEVIIAGVRSGTKEEREFAENSGIEVYYSWDLLEYGFDDLLDSIESKDRIYLSVDLDAFDPAFAPGVSTPEPFGLHPYDLVKVLDEIADRVIAFDVVEVVPDLNKVTQTLAAKFVNEFIAANASLNF; translated from the coding sequence ATGCACATAGACAGTTTTTTTGCCACTTCCAATTCTTCTGTTAGCGATGCAGACTATATTATTTTTGGAATTCCCTATGATGCTACGCAATCATTCAAGCCAGGATCGAGATTTGCTCCCACAGCCATAAGGGAGGCAAGCTGGAACCTTGAGAGCTACTCTCTTTATTTTGACTACAATCTCGACTTTGCAAGGATAGCAGATGGGGGAAACATCAACTGTGACGGGAGTTTTGAAGAGGTCTCCGAGAGGGTTTCAAAATTCATGGAGGATGTTGTTGGAATTCCCGTCGTACTGGGTGGAGAACACTCAGTGAGTTACATGGTCGCCAGAAATCTCGAGGATTTCACATACCTTGTTTTCGATGCCCACTTCGACTTGAGAGAGGGTTTTGACAGCAATCCATACAACCACGCATGCACGTCCAGACGGATACTGGAAGTTGCAGATGAAGTAATAATAGCAGGAGTCAGGAGTGGAACCAAAGAAGAGAGAGAATTTGCTGAAAATTCAGGCATTGAGGTGTATTATTCATGGGATTTGCTCGAATACGGATTCGACGACCTCCTCGATTCCATAGAGTCAAAGGACAGGATATATCTCTCAGTTGACCTGGACGCTTTTGACCCTGCTTTTGCTCCAGGAGTTTCCACTCCGGAGCCATTCGGACTGCACCCGTATGACCTCGTGAAGGTGCTGGATGAAATTGCTGACAGGGTTATCGCCTTTGACGTCGTTGAGGTGGTGCCGGACCTGAACAAGGTAACCCAGACCCTGGCAGCCAAGTTCGTAAATGAGTTCATAGCCGCTAACGCTTCGCTAAACTTCTGA
- the eif5A gene encoding translation initiation factor IF-5A yields MKQQAEVRQLREGGYVVIDDEPCEILSISVSKPGKHGAAKARIDAIGIFDRQKRSIVQPVTAKTYIPIVERKRAQVISVSGNIAQLMDLETYETFELEFGDEVADKVQPGNEIVYIESLGKRKIAEK; encoded by the coding sequence ATGAAACAGCAGGCAGAAGTCAGACAGCTTAGAGAGGGAGGTTATGTCGTAATCGACGATGAACCATGTGAAATTCTCAGCATCTCGGTCAGCAAACCGGGAAAGCATGGAGCTGCGAAGGCGAGAATTGACGCCATCGGCATTTTTGACAGGCAGAAGAGAAGCATCGTTCAGCCGGTTACAGCGAAGACATACATCCCGATCGTGGAGAGAAAAAGGGCTCAGGTAATAAGCGTCTCAGGCAATATTGCTCAGCTGATGGACCTCGAGACGTATGAGACTTTCGAGCTTGAGTTTGGAGATGAGGTGGCAGATAAGGTTCAGCCAGGTAACGAAATCGTGTACATAGAATCTCTCGGAAAGAGGAAGATAGCGGAGAAGTAA